The Chryseobacterium glaciei DNA window GCATCTGCAACTACTATTTTATCTACACTGGAATTAAAAGTATTGGGAAGAAGATTTCTTACCCTAGCTGTTCCATTAACGTCTAATGTGTTTGTAGGAGTGCTTGTGTTTACACCTACCAGTCCGGTCTGTGCATTGATCATTACTGATGCTATCGCAACAGCAACAGTGAAACATTTTTTTTTCATTTGTAAGATTTATAATTGTGTTTAATTTGTGTTTTTGATTGAATGAATTGTTATAATATTAGATAAAATAGTTTTTTCTACTTTGCTATAGTATTTCTGCTTAATTTAAATGAAGCGCCAAGCGAGAATTAATAACGATTTTATAATAATCTTTTTGAAGGATAAAAATTAATTCATATAAAATTGCGAAGTATATTTATTCTAATCTTGTTAGAGTTACTCTATAGCTTCTACTGACATTCCCGTTATTCGTAACATTTATTGTCCCAGCAGACGGCATTGTTAGTGTATAATTAAGAGCAGTACTATCACCTCCATCTTGACAGACTGGCTTGCCTGTCCAAGTAGTAGTTGTAGTATTTTTATTTGGTTCTCCAAAAGTAGGCCCTTTAGTAGCACTAGGACTAAGAAGTCCTGTAACTCCCCTAATAGTAAAACTTCCATTAAAAGAATAATTAATCATAAGATACTCAGCAACAGCAACATAAACACATCCATCTGAATCAATAACAATCACTTTATAAATACCTTGAGCTACCCCGGTAATTAATGTTCCGGTAGCACCACTTGCGACAGTAACCGAATTTGAAGTAAGTTCCCCATAAACAGCAGAAGGAGATGCTTTTACCAAAACCCCATTAGTATCAGAATACACAGGAGTAACAGCTGTTGATCCTGCTACAGGAATAATCGTTCTTACTCTTGTATTACCATTTACATCTAATGTATTTGTAGGAGCACTTGTGTTTACACCCACAAGCCCAGTCTGTGCATTGATCATTACTGATGCTATGGCAACAGCAACAGTGAAACATTTTCTTTTCATTTGTAAGATTTATAATTGTGTTTAATTTGTGTTTTTGATTGAATGAATTATCAGAGTATTGGATAAAATAGTTTCTTCCACTTAGCGATCGTATTTCGGCTTAGTTGAAAATGTATTGATAATTGAGAATTATTAAGTTTATTTTTAATCTGATATTCCAAAATTTCGTGAATTGCTGAGATATCATAAGATTTATGTCTCTGATTGGATAAAGAAATTTCTTTATTTTTAACATCAAATAATAAGGAATTAAGTTTTATAATATCTAAAAATGATAATTCCTGCTTGCTCAATATCGGATTACATTGTTCTCTTTTTTCCGGATACTTTCTTGCTATAATATCGTTGTAGATTTTTTTGTAATCTGGAGATCCTATTTTTTGCATCATGTGTTTTTTAGAACTTACTTAATTTTAAAATCTGATTTTGATTTTGCCTAAATTGTCTTTATCCCTATTTGACATTTTATTGAAAAAATTAATCCAAGAAATAATCATCTTGTTACTATTTTTTGACACTGCAAATTTGCTCTTTCTGCTCTTTCCTTCAAAGAAAACACACCTTACTTAGCTATGACAATCAAGAAAAAACTGAATGAGATAGTTATGTAATACCTATCACGACGTATAAAAATCTGTAATAGATATATTTTAAAACTCTCATTATCAAACATTTAAAACTAAGCGATAACTCATAAAACTACTGAAAGTAAGATGTTATTTATTATTGATGTTTTTCATCCAGATATAAATATCTTCATCGGAAGAAATATTCAACTTTTTTCTCAATCTGTTTTTTCTGGTTTGTATAGATTGAGGCTGTACAAATGTGTAAGCAGCTATATCTTTAGCAGAAAAATTCAGAAATAATAATGCACAGAACTTTAATTCTGTATTGATGAGCTGAGGTTCAATTTCTAACAGTTTTGGGAAAAACTCAGGATAAACTTCCTGAAATCTTGTAAGGAACTCAGGATCATTGTTTTTAGCTAATTGTACCACTTCATCAAAAGCAACGTTCAGTTTTTGACTTAATTCTTTTGTCTCCTGTACTTTTACATCTAAAATTCTGTTTTTTTTGCGCATTCTTTTTACGACTAAAAAGATAAAAATAACCAAGCCTAAAATTCCAACCCAGATACTGTAGAGTAAAAATTTATTTTTTTCTTTTATTTTGTTTTCCTTTTTTGTGACTAGTTCTTTTACTGTATTTTCAATTTCGGGTTGTTTAACATTTATTAAACTGTCGGTAATCAAAGTATATTTTTGGTGATATTCTCTGGCAGAATTTTCATCGCCGGCCTGTTTATAAACTTTGGAAACAGCGTCATAGAGCCATCGCACCTGTATAACATTTTTACCTTTTTTAGATAATTGGATAGCCTTATGATAATTAAGGATGGCCGAATCATACTCCTTTTTATGTTCATTAATTAAGCCTTTTATTTTATATAATTTAAAATTGCTGTTCCCAAGTACCTTTATTGATTGAGCTTCCAATGGTTTAAGCTTCATTTCTGCAGAATCAAATCTTTTTTCTTCAATATCAATTTCTATTAACGCCAGAGTATACCATAATAACATGGCCTTTAATTTGGGCGTCAATTTTTTTTCATGTCGTAAAATATCAGTTCCTTTCTGGATGTAGAATCTGGATGAATCTAATTGATTTCTAGTTTTATATACCGTTCCTATTTCGCAAAAAGCATAAGATTTATGATATATTCTTACTGAATCAATCGGAACTTCGTCAGACAATATGGTGATTTCTTTAAACTCAGAGATCGCTTCCTGATAAAGTCCCATATTAAAATAGTTAAAGCCCAACGTATTTTTAACTAAAATCTGAAAGTCGGAATTATTCTGAGCATATTCGGTATTTTCTGCCAGTTTTAAAAATTCCATCCCTTTTTTGTAATTCTTTGCGTATGAATAACCGTTAGAGAGATTTAGATATCCTACTGCAATTCCTTTAGAATAGCTGATTGTTTTAGACTCTTTCAGTAAGAGCATGTTTTTTTTAATGTACTCATCGTACTTACCTTCTCTGGCTAAAATTTCGGTCTTATCGAACTCTAAGTCAATATATTTGGTCGAAATTTGTTGTCCAGACAATAGAATGGAAAAAAATAAAATAAAAAGTTTCATTTTGTGTTAATTATTTATAAATATAAAAGTAAAATATTCCTAAATAGTAATTGAAATTGAAATTATCATACTAAATTAACAATATTATCATTATATCTAGATTAAATAATTCAAAATTATGTTTACATATTTCAAAAAATCATGATTGATTTATTTTGGGGGCAATAATAAAAATTTACATGTTATAAATTCGTTTAAATACATATTACACAGATATGACATTTTGAGTTTTTAACATTTTTGAGCATTTTTTTCTATCTAAAAACAATACGCTTTCTCAATCAAATAACAATAAATGATTATTCTTTTCTATAAATAATAAGTAAGGAGGTTGTGTCACATATAAGTAAAGCCCTATTTTTTGTATTTTCTAAAAATAAAAGCTTAAAATTGAACTTTCCTGTTTTTAAATTCTTAATAAAAAACAAAAAAGCTAAAATCCATACAAACAAACACAATAACAAATAAAAAACTACCTATCAACACATTACAAACATGTAACACCCGTGTCATACGTGATAATTTGCAAAAACCTGATCTTCTAATGTAATATTGCCGAGTCAAATTTTATAAATATTGGGTAAAAAAATTTGAAGATTCTAAACACACAAATAAGTCGAAAATTAGTTATACAGGGTAATACTGCCCTGTATAAAATGAAGAGACAAAAAGAAGAATTAAAATTAATCTCGTGTTTTCTGAAACTTCATATTTACTCGATAATGACCATCATCATTTTATTTTCTCAAATATGATTTTTAAGAATATTCATATCGGCAAATTAGTACAAACAAGAGTCAGTGAAACAGATTTTTCGGTAGAAAGAATCATCAATTTTTTACAATGCGACGAAGAAGATCTAGAAAAAATGTATAATAGTGCCTCTCTGGATTCAGAAATACTTCTAAAGTGGAGTAAATTATTAAAATATGATTTCTTTAGGATGTATTCACAACATCTTTTATTATACTCTCCTCCATCTTCTGTTACTTATAATGAGACAAAGAATCAGAAAACAGAGCTCCCTGAATTTAGAAAAAATATATATTCAGTTGAAATTATAGACTTCATCCTAGGCCTATTAAGGACTAACGAAAAATCAAAACAACAAATAATAAGTGAATACAAAATACCTAAAACTACACTATATAAATGGTTGAAAAAATATTAGCGAAAAAATTTAACCCTACAACAAAGAGTATTTGCTAATATGAATAATTGATAAACAAGTTTTTTTATTATTAGATTCGGTGAGAATACTATTTTACTACTCACCGAATTGCTTTTCCCCCAGTTAAAATTTTACAATTTTTAATTATATTTTTAATACAAAAAGCCTTTAAATAGTATTATTTAAAGGCTTTTGAAGTTATTCAATTTGAGAAGAGCGGGACTCTCACTTATTACTTTAATATACATCAGTTTTACTTAAATAATTATCATTATATGGACTATTATTGTCTGTAGTACTACTCATTGTAATGATTTTCAATGTTATACAAATAAAACCTGTTGTGCATTTAGGTTAAGCTAATTTTTGTTTTGTTTAGACTTCTTTTAAAGACAAAAAACTTTATCTACTGAATCATTGTAAAAGAAGTAATTTTAGAAGCAATTCTTGCTACTAAGCCTAGAAACATTTTAGCAAAATTGAGATTGATTGAAAATTGTCCTCCCAATTGAGAGATTGTAGTTTCAATTGACTGCGTCGAACTACCTCGTTAGGTTTCTCGTATTCGTTCAATAAAAAAAGATTTCTTTTCCTTTTATTATAAACACTTTGTTCAATTTTATCATCCAAACCAGCTCCAGGAATACATCTAAACAGCTTTAATTCAGAATTTATTGACATATATTCTGCGGTGATGTTAAAGACAACAAGCTCCAGGTCAAAAAGTTTTGGAATTCTAATTTGTTTTATAGATTTGATATGACCACAAGATTTTGTCAATTCTTTTAAAATAATTTTGAATAAGATCATCCACTTCTTTAATAGATTGGTAGTCAATTAAATATAAGATTTATTTAACCAAATGATTTTTTTTATTCTTTACTAAATGCACAACGGGTCTATTTATCTTCTAACATCAACAAATGGTTTATCACTTTCAAATAAAACTTCTCCGTTTTGATCCGAAGTTGATTTATATATTGCTGATTTTGAATAAATTTTATTTAAAGCCGATGAAAGCAGGGTTTCATTAGAATCACCCAACGGCAAAAGCGGCAAGGCTATGT harbors:
- a CDS encoding helix-turn-helix domain-containing protein, whose product is MMQKIGSPDYKKIYNDIIARKYPEKREQCNPILSKQELSFLDIIKLNSLLFDVKNKEISLSNQRHKSYDISAIHEILEYQIKNKLNNSQLSIHFQLSRNTIAKWKKLFYPIL
- a CDS encoding helix-turn-helix transcriptional regulator, coding for MKLFILFFSILLSGQQISTKYIDLEFDKTEILAREGKYDEYIKKNMLLLKESKTISYSKGIAVGYLNLSNGYSYAKNYKKGMEFLKLAENTEYAQNNSDFQILVKNTLGFNYFNMGLYQEAISEFKEITILSDEVPIDSVRIYHKSYAFCEIGTVYKTRNQLDSSRFYIQKGTDILRHEKKLTPKLKAMLLWYTLALIEIDIEEKRFDSAEMKLKPLEAQSIKVLGNSNFKLYKIKGLINEHKKEYDSAILNYHKAIQLSKKGKNVIQVRWLYDAVSKVYKQAGDENSAREYHQKYTLITDSLINVKQPEIENTVKELVTKKENKIKEKNKFLLYSIWVGILGLVIFIFLVVKRMRKKNRILDVKVQETKELSQKLNVAFDEVVQLAKNNDPEFLTRFQEVYPEFFPKLLEIEPQLINTELKFCALLFLNFSAKDIAAYTFVQPQSIQTRKNRLRKKLNISSDEDIYIWMKNINNK